One genomic window of Candidatus Eisenbacteria bacterium includes the following:
- a CDS encoding YbaB/EbfC family nucleoid-associated protein codes for MKELAGLMKQAREMQAKMAEAQKRLEEITLEASSGGGKVTAVVNGRQEILEIRIDPEVVDPEDVEMLEDLVLAAVKEAMHQAGERAREEMAKAAGPLASLGGLGGGLPGF; via the coding sequence TTGAAAGAACTGGCCGGATTAATGAAGCAGGCCCGCGAGATGCAGGCTAAGATGGCGGAAGCCCAAAAGCGTCTCGAGGAGATCACGCTGGAGGCCTCCTCAGGCGGCGGAAAGGTAACGGCCGTCGTGAACGGCCGCCAGGAAATCCTCGAGATCCGGATCGACCCGGAAGTGGTGGACCCGGAGGACGTGGAGATGCTGGAGGATCTGGTGCTCGCGGCGGTGAAAGAGGCGATGCACCAGGCCGGCGAAAGGGCCCGCGAGGAGATGGCGAAGGCGGCCGGGCCGCTGGCCAGCCTCGGCGGCCTCGGCGGTGGGCTCCCCGGTTTCTGA